One segment of Enterobacter ludwigii DNA contains the following:
- the malK gene encoding maltose/maltodextrin ABC transporter ATP-binding protein MalK, protein MASVQLRNVTKAWGDVVVSKDINLDIHEGEFVVFVGPSGCGKSTLLRMIAGLETITSGDLLIGDTRMNDIPPAERGVGMVFQSYALYPHLSVAENMSFGLKLAGAKKEVINQRVTQVAEVLQLAHLLERKPKALSGGQRQRVAIGRTLVAEPRVFLLDEPLSNLDAALRVQMRIEISRLHKRLGRTMIYVTHDQVEAMTLADKIVVLDAGRVAQVGKPLELYHYPADRFVAGFIGSPKMNFLPVKVTATAIEQVQVELPNRQQVWLPVDSANVQVGANMSLGIRPEHLLPSHIADVTLEGDVQVVEQLGHETQIHIQIPAIRQNLVYRQNDVVLVEEGATFAIGLPPERCHLFREDGTACRRLHKEPGV, encoded by the coding sequence ATGGCGAGCGTACAGCTGCGTAATGTAACGAAAGCCTGGGGTGACGTTGTGGTGTCGAAAGACATCAATCTGGACATCCACGAAGGTGAATTCGTGGTATTTGTCGGCCCATCTGGCTGCGGTAAATCAACTCTGCTGCGTATGATTGCCGGTCTTGAAACCATCACCAGCGGCGATTTGCTGATTGGTGATACCCGAATGAATGACATTCCGCCTGCCGAACGTGGCGTCGGCATGGTTTTCCAGTCTTATGCACTCTATCCCCACCTTTCCGTAGCCGAGAACATGTCCTTCGGTCTGAAGCTGGCGGGCGCGAAAAAAGAGGTGATTAACCAGCGCGTCACGCAGGTGGCGGAAGTGTTACAGCTGGCACACCTGCTTGAGCGTAAACCAAAAGCCCTCTCCGGTGGTCAGCGTCAGCGTGTGGCAATTGGCCGTACGCTGGTCGCCGAACCGCGTGTGTTCCTGCTCGATGAACCGCTTTCTAACCTGGATGCCGCCCTGCGCGTCCAGATGCGTATCGAAATCTCCCGTCTGCACAAACGTCTTGGCCGCACGATGATTTACGTCACCCACGATCAGGTCGAAGCGATGACGCTGGCCGACAAAATTGTGGTGCTGGACGCCGGTCGCGTGGCGCAGGTGGGTAAACCGCTGGAGCTTTATCACTACCCGGCAGACCGCTTTGTTGCGGGCTTTATTGGCTCGCCAAAGATGAACTTCCTGCCCGTCAAAGTGACCGCGACAGCCATTGAACAGGTACAGGTGGAGCTGCCAAACCGTCAGCAAGTGTGGCTGCCGGTCGACAGCGCCAACGTACAGGTGGGGGCCAATATGTCCCTCGGTATTCGTCCTGAGCATTTACTGCCGAGCCACATCGCCGATGTGACGCTGGAAGGTGACGTTCAGGTCGTCGAACAACTTGGTCACGAAACACAGATTCATATCCAGATCCCCGCCATCCGTCAGAACCTGGTCTACCGCCAGAATGACGTGGTGTTGGTAGAAGAGGGTGCCACATTCGCTATCGGTTTGCCGCCAGAGCGTTGCCATCTGTTCCGTGAGGATGGCACCGCATGTCGTCGGTTGCACAAAGAGCCAGGCGTTTAA
- a CDS encoding maltoporin — MMITLRKLPLAIAVTAGILSAHAGAVDFKGYARSGIGWTGSGGEQQCFQATGAQSKYRLGNECETYAELKLGQEVWKEGDKSFYFDTNVAYSVSQQNDWESTSPAFREANVQGKNLIEWLPGSTIWAGKRFYQRHDVHMIDFYYWDISGPGAGIENIDLGFGKLSLAATRSSESGGSATFADRDANGDRIYDNVVPNDVFDVRLAGLETNPGGTLELGVDYGHTNIPDDYYLQPGASKDGWLFTAEHTQSMLKGFNKFVLQYGTDSMTSNGKGIPQGGSIDNDGSMWRVLDHGAITLADRWDLMYVGMYQNIDRDNNNGTEWWTVGVRPMFKWTPIMSTLLEVGYDNVKSQKTDEKNSQYKITLAQQWQAGDSIWSRPAIRVFATYAKWDEKWGYANNDSGAGYTSGVAYSDTSAKTFSRGDSDEWTFGAQMEIWW; from the coding sequence ATGATGATTACTCTGCGCAAGCTTCCTCTGGCAATCGCCGTGACGGCAGGCATTTTGTCTGCACACGCGGGTGCCGTGGACTTTAAAGGTTATGCTCGTTCTGGCATTGGCTGGACCGGGAGTGGCGGTGAACAACAATGTTTCCAGGCAACCGGTGCACAAAGTAAATACCGTCTCGGTAACGAATGTGAAACCTACGCCGAACTGAAACTGGGTCAGGAAGTGTGGAAAGAGGGCGATAAGAGCTTCTATTTCGACACTAACGTTGCGTATTCCGTTTCTCAACAGAATGACTGGGAATCCACCAGCCCGGCCTTCCGTGAAGCAAACGTGCAGGGTAAAAACCTGATTGAATGGCTGCCAGGCTCCACCATCTGGGCCGGTAAGCGTTTCTATCAGCGTCATGACGTCCACATGATCGACTTCTACTACTGGGATATCTCTGGTCCTGGTGCGGGTATCGAAAACATCGATCTGGGCTTCGGTAAACTGTCTCTGGCCGCGACCCGTTCTTCTGAGTCCGGCGGTTCTGCAACCTTCGCCGATCGTGATGCGAACGGCGACCGTATTTATGACAACGTAGTACCAAACGATGTCTTCGACGTCCGTCTGGCCGGCCTGGAAACCAACCCGGGTGGTACACTGGAACTGGGTGTTGACTATGGTCACACCAACATTCCTGACGACTACTATCTGCAGCCTGGCGCCTCTAAAGACGGCTGGCTGTTCACCGCTGAGCACACCCAGAGCATGTTGAAAGGCTTCAACAAGTTCGTGCTGCAGTACGGTACGGACTCCATGACCTCTAACGGCAAAGGTATTCCGCAGGGCGGTAGCATTGATAACGACGGTTCCATGTGGCGTGTGCTGGACCACGGTGCAATCACCCTGGCAGACCGTTGGGACCTGATGTACGTCGGTATGTACCAGAATATCGATCGTGACAACAACAATGGTACAGAGTGGTGGACTGTTGGCGTGCGTCCAATGTTCAAATGGACGCCAATCATGAGCACCCTGCTTGAAGTGGGCTACGACAACGTTAAGTCTCAGAAAACTGACGAGAAAAACAGCCAATACAAAATCACCCTGGCACAGCAATGGCAGGCAGGCGACAGCATCTGGTCTCGCCCGGCTATCCGTGTCTTCGCAACCTACGCGAAGTGGGATGAGAAATGGGGCTATGCGAACAACGACTCAGGCGCAGGTTACACCTCCGGCGTAGCGTATAGCGACACTTCCGCGAAAACCTTCAGCCGTGGCGACTCCGACGAGTGGACCTTCGGTGCCCAGATGGAAATCTGGTGGTAA
- the malM gene encoding maltose operon protein MalM, producing the protein MKMKKSLVALCLSAGLLACVPAITFADVNFVPQNTSAAPAIPAAALQQLTWTPVDQSKTQSTQLSAAGQQLNVPGIAGPVAAFSVPANIGELTLTLTSEVSKQTSVFAPNVLILDQNLTPSAFFPSDYFGYQEPGVMSADRLEGKMRLTPALGQQKIYVLVFTTDKDLQQTTKLTDPAKAYAKGTGNSVPDIPDPLARHVTDGLLKLKVSTNSASSVLVGPLFGSSGTGPVTVGNTAAPVYAAPVATAAAPAATAAPAPAKKAEPVLNDTEEYFNNAIKQAVKRGDVDKALKLLDEAERLGSTTARSTFISSVKGKG; encoded by the coding sequence ATGAAAATGAAGAAAAGTCTCGTCGCGCTGTGCCTCTCTGCGGGGCTGCTGGCCTGTGTTCCGGCGATCACCTTCGCAGATGTCAATTTCGTGCCACAAAATACCAGCGCTGCGCCTGCCATCCCGGCGGCGGCGCTCCAGCAACTGACCTGGACGCCGGTTGACCAATCCAAAACCCAGTCAACCCAACTTTCTGCGGCAGGCCAACAGCTTAACGTGCCGGGGATTGCCGGTCCGGTTGCCGCTTTCAGCGTCCCGGCCAATATTGGTGAGCTGACCCTGACGCTGACCAGCGAAGTAAGCAAGCAGACCAGCGTATTTGCGCCTAACGTCCTGATTCTGGACCAAAACCTGACGCCATCTGCCTTCTTCCCGAGCGACTATTTTGGCTACCAGGAACCTGGCGTCATGAGCGCTGACCGCCTCGAAGGCAAAATGCGCCTGACGCCTGCTCTGGGACAGCAGAAGATTTATGTCCTGGTCTTCACCACGGACAAAGATTTGCAGCAGACCACTAAGCTCACCGACCCGGCAAAAGCCTATGCCAAAGGAACCGGTAACTCTGTTCCGGATATCCCGGATCCGTTAGCGCGTCATGTCACCGACGGGTTGCTGAAGCTGAAAGTCTCAACAAACAGTGCTTCCAGCGTACTGGTTGGCCCTCTGTTTGGTTCATCCGGTACAGGTCCGGTCACGGTGGGGAACACTGCTGCGCCTGTGTATGCCGCACCCGTTGCTACGGCGGCGGCTCCGGCTGCAACCGCAGCCCCAGCTCCGGCGAAGAAAGCCGAGCCGGTACTGAACGACACCGAAGAATACTTCAATAACGCCATTAAGCAGGCGGTGAAGCGCGGCGATGTCGACAAAGCGCTGAAACTGCTTGATGAAGCCGAACGTTTAGGTTCAACCACTGCCCGTTCCACCTTTATCAGCAGTGTAAAAGGCAAGGGGTAA
- the ubiC gene encoding chorismate lyase has protein sequence MSHPALTQLRALRYFDQIPALDPEQLDWLLLEDSMTKRFEQQGKTVTVTLVQEGFVSCAEIASELPLLPQEERYWLREILLCADGEPWLAGRTVVPESTLSGPELALQRLGNTPLGRYLFTSSELTRDFIEIGRDAELWGRRSRLRLSGKPLILTELFLPASPLY, from the coding sequence ATGTCACACCCCGCGCTAACGCAACTGCGTGCGCTGCGCTATTTCGACCAAATACCTGCGCTTGACCCGGAGCAACTGGACTGGCTGCTGCTGGAAGATTCCATGACTAAACGTTTCGAGCAGCAGGGCAAAACCGTTACGGTGACCCTGGTTCAGGAAGGGTTTGTCTCTTGCGCTGAGATTGCCTCTGAGCTGCCGCTATTGCCGCAGGAAGAACGCTACTGGCTGCGCGAAATATTACTCTGTGCAGACGGTGAGCCATGGCTTGCCGGACGAACGGTCGTTCCCGAGTCCACCCTTTCCGGGCCAGAGCTGGCGCTACAACGGCTGGGGAATACGCCGCTGGGGCGCTATCTTTTCACGTCGTCCGAGCTTACCCGGGATTTTATTGAGATTGGTCGCGATGCCGAACTGTGGGGGCGTCGTTCCCGCCTTCGCCTGAGCGGTAAGCCGTTAATACTGACGGAGCTTTTTTTACCGGCATCGCCGTTGTACTAA
- the ubiA gene encoding 4-hydroxybenzoate octaprenyltransferase produces the protein MEWSLTQNKLLAYHRLMRTDKPIGALLLLWPTLWALWVATPGVPPLWILGVFIAGVWLMRAAGCVVNDYADRKFDGHVKRTAHRPLPSGQVTEKEARTLFIVLVLLSFLLVLTLNTMTILLSVAALALAWVYPFMKRYTHLPQVVLGAAFGWSIPMAFAAVSESVPLSCWLMFLANILWAVAYDTQYAMVDRDDDLKIGIKSTAILFGRHDKLIIGILQVAVLALMVTMGYLNGLNWAFYWAVLVAGMLFVYQQKLIAKREREACFKAFMNNNYVGLVLFLGLAMSYFS, from the coding sequence ATGGAGTGGAGCCTGACGCAGAATAAGCTGTTGGCTTATCACCGCTTGATGCGTACAGATAAACCCATCGGCGCGCTGCTGTTGCTGTGGCCGACCCTTTGGGCGCTATGGGTAGCAACACCAGGGGTACCGCCGCTGTGGATCCTGGGGGTGTTCATTGCAGGCGTCTGGCTGATGCGTGCGGCGGGCTGCGTGGTCAATGACTATGCGGATCGTAAATTCGACGGGCACGTAAAACGTACGGCCCATCGTCCGTTGCCCAGCGGGCAAGTGACCGAAAAAGAGGCCCGTACGCTGTTTATCGTACTGGTGCTGCTCTCTTTCCTGCTGGTGTTAACCCTGAACACCATGACCATTCTGCTTTCAGTCGCGGCCCTGGCTCTGGCCTGGGTTTATCCGTTCATGAAGCGCTACACCCACCTGCCTCAGGTGGTGCTGGGCGCGGCGTTTGGCTGGTCGATCCCGATGGCGTTTGCGGCGGTGAGTGAGTCCGTCCCGTTAAGCTGCTGGCTGATGTTCCTGGCGAACATTCTCTGGGCCGTCGCATACGACACGCAATACGCGATGGTAGACCGCGACGATGACCTGAAGATTGGCATTAAATCGACGGCGATCCTCTTCGGACGTCATGACAAGCTGATCATCGGTATCCTGCAGGTTGCGGTGCTGGCGTTGATGGTGACGATGGGTTACCTGAACGGGCTCAACTGGGCGTTTTACTGGGCCGTGCTGGTGGCGGGAATGCTGTTTGTCTACCAGCAGAAGCTGATTGCGAAACGGGAGCGTGAAGCCTGCTTCAAGGCGTTTATGAATAACAACTATGTCGGTCTGGTGCTGTTTTTAGGGCTGGCGATGAGCTACTTTTCGTAA